In Pedobacter sp. W3I1, one DNA window encodes the following:
- a CDS encoding NUDIX hydrolase, whose amino-acid sequence MPRNYRIYINDNTLFISDFLPEQKEKIQQLEFQDFNLQTFYKKLKNGSRKSYIFLTKNPRETFKKLKKDCTIIKAAGGLVESANGNYLFIFRNKKWDLPKGKLEEGEKMKETAVREVEEECGIRVYKREEKLCKTYHVYPIGTKMVIKKTNWYKMKVKGEPKLIPQKEEGIDEAVWLDKNHISPVVKNTFPSIMDVLRAGGIL is encoded by the coding sequence ATGCCAAGAAATTATAGAATTTACATCAACGATAACACTTTGTTTATCTCAGATTTTTTGCCAGAGCAAAAAGAAAAAATTCAACAACTGGAATTTCAGGATTTTAATCTGCAAACATTCTACAAAAAGCTAAAAAATGGTTCTAGAAAGAGCTATATTTTCTTGACGAAAAATCCCCGGGAGACCTTCAAAAAGCTAAAGAAAGATTGTACCATTATTAAAGCTGCAGGTGGTTTGGTAGAAAGTGCAAATGGAAATTATCTCTTTATTTTTCGAAATAAAAAGTGGGATTTACCCAAAGGGAAACTCGAAGAAGGTGAGAAAATGAAGGAAACCGCTGTTCGTGAGGTAGAAGAAGAGTGCGGAATCAGGGTTTATAAACGCGAAGAAAAACTTTGCAAAACCTATCACGTTTACCCAATTGGTACTAAAATGGTGATCAAGAAGACCAATTGGTACAAAATGAAGGTTAAAGGCGAACCAAAATTAATCCCTCAGAAAGAAGAAGGGATTGATGAAGCGGTTTGGTTGGATAAAAATCACATTTCGCCAGTAGTTAAAAATACTTTTCCATCCATTATGGATGTGCTAAGGGCCGGAGGCATATTATAG
- a CDS encoding RNA polymerase sigma factor — translation MKETENIFLTLINQHKAIIHKISKMYMNDAEEQRDLFQEIVLQLWKAYPTFKGNSKFTTWMYRVSLNTALVYFKKDNRKVDKTPLDENIDLIDVNESEGKEEKLAYLYTAVQELNVVEKALIFLFLENQSHREIAENLGISEVNARVKLNRTKEKLQFIIKKNGYEF, via the coding sequence ATGAAAGAAACAGAAAATATATTCCTCACCCTGATCAATCAGCACAAAGCGATTATACATAAGATTTCTAAAATGTATATGAACGATGCCGAAGAACAGCGCGATCTGTTTCAGGAAATCGTATTACAGCTTTGGAAAGCCTACCCCACTTTTAAGGGCAATTCCAAATTTACCACATGGATGTACCGCGTATCCTTAAATACCGCATTAGTTTATTTCAAAAAGGATAATAGAAAAGTAGATAAAACACCTTTAGACGAAAATATTGATCTAATCGATGTAAACGAGAGCGAAGGAAAAGAAGAAAAACTTGCCTATCTGTACACAGCCGTACAAGAGTTAAATGTTGTAGAAAAAGCACTGATATTCCTTTTTCTCGAAAATCAATCGCATCGGGAGATAGCCGAAAACCTGGGCATCAGCGAGGTAAATGCACGGGTTAAACTAAACAGAACAAAAGAAAAATTACAATTCATCATAAAGAAAAACGGATATGAATTTTGA
- the coaD gene encoding pantetheine-phosphate adenylyltransferase encodes MKIALFPGSFDPITIAHVNILQRATPLFDKIVVGIGLNSSKQNFLSAEQRLQILQTVFKGYQNIEIQTYEGLTVDFCRKIDATYMVRGIRSAADFEYERAIAQINQTMMPEVETILLLSKPEYSAISSTIVRDILRNHGDVSPFVPQEALNFL; translated from the coding sequence ATGAAGATAGCGCTATTTCCAGGCTCATTTGATCCGATCACTATTGCGCACGTAAACATATTACAACGTGCCACCCCACTTTTCGATAAAATTGTAGTGGGTATTGGACTCAACAGTTCTAAACAGAATTTCTTAAGTGCAGAGCAGCGTCTTCAAATTTTACAGACTGTTTTTAAAGGCTATCAGAATATCGAAATCCAAACTTACGAAGGCTTAACAGTAGATTTTTGCAGAAAAATTGATGCCACCTATATGGTGCGCGGGATCCGTTCGGCTGCTGATTTTGAGTATGAAAGAGCCATCGCACAGATCAATCAAACTATGATGCCCGAAGTAGAAACCATTTTACTTTTAAGCAAGCCTGAATATTCGGCTATCAGCTCCACTATTGTGCGCGATATTTTAAGAAATCATGGCGATGTGAGTCCATTTGTACCACAAGAAGCCCTTAATTTTTTATAA